One Caenibius sp. WL genomic window, CAACAAGCTGGTTGACGAAGGCCATCCGCAATATCTGGAAGCGGCCGAATAACGGAATAGAACCGCACGAACGCGGCTTCAACTGGGGCGGGCCTTGGGCTCGCCCCTTCTTCTGTCCTCCTGCCACACAAAAACAGCCCGCCAGGGCATGGCGCCCGGCAACAACTTTTGTTGACGAATTGGGGGATATCGCGCTTTTTTCGCTGTTCGCGAATGCGGGCTGCCCGTAGTCTGCCAGCCAGCACGGCGCGCTTTTGCCGTATCGGCCCTGGGCCTATCGATTTTCTGCCATGCGGAGGGGCATGACACAGACATTCAACTTCGACGCGACCGACCGGGCCATCGTGGAACTGCTGCGCCAGAACGGGCGCACCACCAACCAGCAGATCGCCGAAAATCTGGGATTGACCGCCACCACCGTGTCATCGCGGATCAAGCGCATGGAAGACGCCAACCAGTTGCGCGTGGTGGCCGTGTCCGATTTCGCGGCGCACGGGTTCAATTTCCTGATGGAAGTGGCCATCGAAGTCGACGGCCGCCCCGCTTCGGAAGTGGGGGAAGAACTGGCCCGCTTTCCCGAGGTGTTCGCCGTGCATCTCGTCACCGGCCGCTACGATCTCGACATGCTGGTGGCGCTGAAGGATTTTGACGACCTGTCGCACCTGCTGCTGGACAAGTTCTCGAAAATCCGGGGCATCCGTTCCATGACGCCGGCCATCGTTGTCGATATCATCAAATATCAGTTCGATATCGCCCCGATCGAGGAATGACGCGGGCCATGGCCGGAACCCAACAGCTCGACGATCTGGACCGCCAACTGGTCGCCATGCTCAGCCGCGATGCGCGCGTTTCCAACCGCAGGATCGCGGCCGAACTGGGCGTGACCGAAGGCACCGTGCGCGGCCGGATCAAACGCCTTCAGCAGGATGGGCTGATCACCTTCACCGCGATCACCGGGCTGGAAATGGCGGCGAAATCGCGGCTTGCCTTCATCAGCATCGATGCCAACGTCAACCATGTCCGCGCCATCGCCCGGCAGATCGCGGATATGCCGCTGATCAACGGGGTGATGATCACCATGGGCCAGTTCAATATCCTGGCCATCTGCCTGTTCGAAGATCTCGACAAGCTGGTGGATATCGCATCGGACACGATACTCGCCCTGCCCGGCGTGCATCACGTCGAAACCTCGATCGCGGTCAAGACTTACAAGTACAACACGCGGGTCGCCCGCATCGCGGCCGACCCGCAGGGTGTGGCTCAATAAACGGTGGTGCCACCGTCCACCGCGATCGGCTGACCGGTCACGAAACCGGCCGCATCGGAACACAACCACAGCACCGCGGCAGCGATTTCTTCCGGCCGTCCCATCCGGCCCATCGGCGTCATCTGTTCGATCTTCGCGCGGATTTCCGGGTTGGCGGCGGCCTGCGCCGTCATCGCGGTGTCGATCACGCCGGGGCACACCGCATTGACGCGAATACCCTGGTTGGCCCAGCGCAGCGCCCCATGCCGCGTCAGCCCGACAACGCCATGCTTCGACGCGGTGTAGGCAGGCTGCGCGCCGTTGCCAACCAGCCCGTTGATCGAAGCGGTGTTGACGATCGCCCCGCCGCCGCTCTGCAGCATCACTTCGGCTTCTTCGCGCATGCACAGCATCACGCCGGTGAGATTGATATCGATGCTGCGCGCCCAGGTGGCATCGTCATATTCGTTGGCGCCCACACTGTTGATGCCCGCGTTGTTGAAAGCGTAATCCAGCCGCCCGAACTTGGCCACGGCCGCGGCGACCATTGCCTTGACCTGCGCCGGATCGCTGACATCGCAATGCTGGAACACGGCCTTGCCGCCTTGCGCCGCGATCTGGGCCACGGTTTCCTCGCCCGCCGCGTCCTGCACATCGCAGACCAGCACCGCCGCGCCGGAATGGGCAAACGCCAACGCGGCCGCCCGGCCGATCCCACCACCCGCGCCGGTTACCAGGGCAACCTTGCCGTCCATTCCGTAATTGATCATGCGCGCTCCTTGCATTGCACCGGCCAGCTCTTAATCTGACCGGCAAATGGCGGTCAACGCCGCAATGGATCTTGGAAACACGCATGGACGATCTGATCTTTACGCCGACCCGGTTCGGCGCTCTGACTCTTGCCAACCGTATCGTGATGTCGCCGATGACCCGCAGCCGCGCGGGGGCGGGCGATGCACCGACGACGATGAACGCCGCCTATTACCGCCAGCGGGCCAGCGCCGGGCTGCTGGTGACCGAAGGCGTGTTCCCCTGCCCCGAAGGGAAAGGCTACTGGCGCACGCCCGGCATCCATTCGCAGCAGCAGATCGACGGATGGGCCCAAGTGGCGGAAGCCGTCCATGCCGAAGGCGGGCTGATCTCCATGCAACTGATGCATTGCGGCCGCGCCGTCGCCACCGCCAATCGCGGGTATGAGGCCGATGTGGTGGCGCCTTCGGCCCTGCCCTGCCCCGATCCGATTCCGGGGCCCGACGGCGTGCCCGTTCCCGCCGCCATGCCGCGTGCGCTGGCCGCCGACGAACTGCCGCTGGTGGCCGAACAGCACGCGCAGGCGGCCCGCAATGCCCGAGCCGCCGGGATCGACGCGGTGGAACTGCACTGTTCCAGCGGTTATCTCATCAACAGCTTCCTCAATCCCGCCAGCAACAAGCGGGAGGATGCGTTCGGCGGCAGCCCGGAAAACCGCGCCCGTTTCCCGATCATGGTGGTCAAGGCGATGGCCGAAGCGGTGGGCGCGGACCGGGTCGGCGTGCGCATTTCCCCCGGCAACCCCTACAACGGCATGGACCCCACCGATCCGGGCCCGGTGTTCGCGGCTCTGCTGGATGGGATCGACGATCTCGGCCTGGCCTATCTCCATGTGCTCGACACCTATCGCCCCGGTTTCGACACCATCGCATTCGTGCGCCGGCACTGGTCCGGCCCGGTGGCGATCAACAACATGCTGACGCTGGACAAGGCGCGGGCGCTGCTCGCCGGCGGACAGGTCGAAGGCGTATCCTTCGGGCGCGCGTTCATCGGCAATCCCGATCTTGTCGCCCGCTTCCGGGCCGGGGCCCCGCTTGCCGAGGCGCGGCAGGAACATTTCTACACCGGGGAGGAAGTGGGGTACACCGACTATCCCCCTTTCACCGCCGCCTGAACGCCGCCGCCCACGAAACGGCGGAGCCGGCGTAAAGCCAGCCCCGCCCCCTTTCCGGCCCCGCGTGACGAGACGGGCCGAGGCGGGCCAGCACTCCCGCCTCAAGGCCCAGGGGCCGGCCATTGCGCGCCTTGTCAGGCCACCGCCCGCACCGGCGGCGTATCGCCCGCTTTCGCGGTGATGTGCGTACCATTCACCCGTTTGTGGAATTCCGCTGCCCGTTCGCGCGGGTTGTAGAACTGCTTGTACCAGATGCGTTCCTTATGGAACGGGCCATCATCGGGAATCTGCAGGATATTGATCGCCGGCTCCTTGTACTTCCACAGTTCGAAATCCTGCGCGAAAGCGGCCAGCCCCGCTTCGTGATAGGCCCGTGCGATGGCCGCTTCTTCACGCGTCGGCTCGTGATTTTCAGCCGTTTTCGCCATCACCGCGAACCATACGCGCACTTCGCCATCTTCGACCGGCGTGTTGCAGATCATCATCAGCGAAGGATGCTTACCTTCCATGCGCGACAGCAGAATGCCCGGCCCGGTGTACCAGGTGTCGGTTTCCAGCAGCGCATCGCCATCCACCAACGTGCGGTGGCCCGAACCGAAGCGCTGGCGCATGATGTGTCCGGCGAATTCGTTCTCGAAATAGGCATGGCCCATGCTGCCGTGCACCGGCGTGAAATGGCCGAAATCGGTCATGTTATCGACGATTTCCTGCGGGTGGATGGGCAGTGTCCCCAGATGATCCACCTGCCAGCGGACCCAGCCCTGTTCGGTCTGGTCGTATTCGGCGAACGTGGGCAGATCGAAATCGGGAGCGCCGCCTTCCATGTCGTGCCACATCCAGATGCAGCCTGCCCGTTCGACCACCTTGTGCGATTTGATGCAGGCCGCCTTGGGAATGCCGCGAGTGGAATAAGGGATATCGTCGCACTGCCCCTCGGGCGTGAAGCGCCAGCCATGCGCCGGGCACCGGATCGAATCCCCTTCGATCCGCGTCCCGTCCTTCACCACGTAGGAGGTGGTGTTGCGGGCGATGTTGACTTTCATGTGCGGGCAATAGGCATCGAGCAGCACCACCCGCCCGCTCTTGCCGCGATAGAGCGCCATTTCCTTGCCGAAGAAGCGCACCGGTTGCGGTTCCTGCGTCACTTCATCGGCAATCGCGATCATGAACCACCCACGGGGAAATGCCAGTTCGCCCAAGCCATATTCAGCAGTCGTTGCCATAATACCTCTCCTTGAATGGCGGATCAGATGAAACTGTCGGTGTTGGGGCCGCCCAGCATCACGCCGCCGACATTGCGGCCCACGGTGTTGGGGTTGTTGGCCACATGCGTGCGCCCGGCATGGATATCGCAGAACGCCCGCGCGATCGGATTGCCGCGATAGATCGCTTCCGCGCCGCTCAGGAAGAACAGGCGGCTGATCAGCGCGCAGCAGCGGCTGGAAATCTGCGCCGACTGGAAGCGGAAGCGCAGCCGGGTTTCGAGATCGGCGGATTCGCCTGCCCGCGCATGGTCGTTCAGCACGCCGAAATTGCGGAACAGGATGGTCTTCATCTCATCGATCGCAGACTGGGTTTCGGCGATCAGTACCTGCACGTCGGGATCGCCGGCGGCGCTGGCGAAGCTGTTGTTGCTCCTGCGCCGCGCGCCCGTTTCGAGAAACACGTCGAGCGCGCCCTGCAACGCCCCAATGGATGAAGACGACACCGCGCGGACGAACACCTGCCCGAACGGCAGCTTGTAGAGCCGCGCGGGATTGGCCTTGGCGCCCGGGCTCGTCAGCGCGAACCCATCCTTGGAACGGTGTGTGCGATAGGCGGGGACGAACGCATCGGATACTGTCACGTCCTGGCTGCCCGTGCCGCCGAGACCGATCGTGTTCCAGATCGGCAGGACTTGGAAATCCGCCCGTGGGACGAGGAAAGTCAGGAAATCGGGTTGGCCGGTTTCCGGATCGGGCACCAGCCCGCCCAGAAACGCCCATTCGCAATGATCGATGCCGCTGGAAAAGCCCCAGCGCCCGCTGATCCGGTATCCGCCTTCGACCGGAGTCACCTCCGCGCGCGGCATATAGGAGGAGGAGATCAGCGTCGTCGGGTCTTCGCCCCAGACATCTTCCTGCGCCTGCGGGTCGAACAGCGCCAGTTGCCAGTTATGGACGGCCACCACACCGAGCACCCAGGCCGAGGACATGCAGCCTTCGGCAAGCTTCATCTGGACTTCGTAGAAAACCTCCGGGTCCATTTCGTAGCCGCCGTAGCGCCTGGGCTGGAGTATCTTGAAGAAATCGGCCGTCTGGAAATCGGCGATGGTCGCATCCGGCACCTTGTTTTCCGCTTCGCACTGATCGGCGCGGGCGCGCAAGGTGGGCACCAGCGCGGCGGCGCGGGCGACCAGATCGGCCGGACTGGGCGTATCAATCTTCGGGGCAAGGCTCATGAGCCGTCTCCTTTTTTCGTTCAGGCCGCGCTGGCCATGGGATGTTGCTGGTGTTCATCGGCGCCGAAGCCGATGCTGAAATCGTGGCCCCACAGGCTGACCGACGTGCTTTCGAACACGGTGTGGCGATCCCAATCGATCATCCGCCCGCCGAACCCGTATTCCAACGCAAAGCCGCCCGGCGTCGCCATATAGAAACTGGTCATGTGATCGTTGGTGTGCTTGCCCAGTGTCGCCATCATCCGGGTGCCGGCGGCGCGGGCGCGGTCCATCGCATGGCCGACTTCATCCATCGTCGGCACTTCGACCATCAGATGCACGCATCCCGCAGGCACTTCCCCTTCGAACAGGGCAAGCGAATGATGCCGGGCGTTGCCGCAATGCATGAATTCGATGCGCTGCTCCGGCCCTTCCACGCCTTGCGGGCGATGGATCATGAAATCGGCCATGCCGAAACCCAGCACATCGATCATGAAGGCCCGCGTTTCCGCGAAGTTCGGCGCGGGCAACACGACATGGCCGTAGCCCATGTCCCCGGTCACGAAACCGGGCACGCCCGCAGGCGACACGAAGCGATCGAAATGCGAAGTATAGCCCAGCACCAGTTCGTGCCGGTTGCCCGATGGATCGAGGAACCACACCATATCGACCGCATGGCGCAGAGCGCGCTCCTCAGCCGTCGCCGGGTGGCAAGCCACACCTTTCCGCTTCAGTTCGGCCAGCCCGGCGGCAAATTGCGCCTCGGTCCGGATTTCCCAGCCGCTGGCGAAGTACCGGTCCTGCCTATCGTGCCGGATAAACAGTCGCCCCGCCCGTTCGTCCATACGGAGCGCGAGACCGCCCGGCACGGGGTGTGCGGAAAAGCCGGCCACATCCTCACCGAAGCGTTCCCACGCGGCGAGATCGGTGGCGCTGATGACGCTATAAGCCAGTGCCGCAATTTCCATGACGCAACCTTCCTTGCGAAACCATGGAAGGCATCATGACCTGCGGGCGGCAACGTGAAATTGACTTACATCAAACCGATCCAGAGATCGCGAAAATCTGCGCCATCAATCAACGAATACGCGATACCATATCAACAAAAGTCATGATATTGCGTACAATACTATCTCATTTTCTACGCAAACATTCTCTCACCGGCTCTACAGCGCAGCTGTAAATCCGCGTAGGAAGATCGCGGCCGCGCGCCGGGCTGCGCCAGCCATTTCGGAGGGGCCAAGCGCTTTGCCTGCCGCGACCACCCGCGTGCCCTTGAAAGCCAGCACCAGCGCCTGGCGCGCGTACCATGGCCGGTCGTGCACCCGCACTTTGCCCGCTGTTTCGAGACTGTCGAGCCATGCCGTCAACGGTGCGAGCCATGGATTGCGCAGGATCGCATAGACATCGCGCGCCAGTTCGGGATCGCGCCGCATTTCGGCGATGACAGTGCGATGCAACAGGATCGAATCGGCACCGCCGAGCACCTGCAGGCTGGCCTGAAGGAAGCGGGCCAGGGCTTCCTCCGCCACTTCCCCCGCTGGCAGCGGCGGCGGCACGGCATCGGTCAACCGACGTGCCATTGCCCGCATGGCCGCGCCGAACAGCCCCGCCTTGTTGCCGAAATGGCGATAGAGCGTGCCGCGCCCGACGGCAGCCTCCGCCCCGATCAAGTCGAGACTGGCCCCCTGATAGCCGTTTTCGAGAAAATGGGTGGCTGCCACGTCGAGCAGCTTCGCGATATGCGCAGGTGGCGCATCCCCGGCAGGCGGGGCGGCGGGCACGGGGAACCGCTGAGCCCCCATATCGTCCATGGCAAGGATGCCATGTCCGAACAACTTGGCCACCCGCCGCGCGGCAACATCGCGCTGCGCCGGGGGCGGGCTGGGAAAGCCCATCAGCAAAGCCGGGCTTTCGGACGACAGCGATCCGAACAGAACCGCAAAATCAAGCGGCACA contains:
- a CDS encoding Lrp/AsnC family transcriptional regulator, encoding MAGTQQLDDLDRQLVAMLSRDARVSNRRIAAELGVTEGTVRGRIKRLQQDGLITFTAITGLEMAAKSRLAFISIDANVNHVRAIARQIADMPLINGVMITMGQFNILAICLFEDLDKLVDIASDTILALPGVHHVETSIAVKTYKYNTRVARIAADPQGVAQ
- a CDS encoding flavin-dependent monooxygenase: MSLAPKIDTPSPADLVARAAALVPTLRARADQCEAENKVPDATIADFQTADFFKILQPRRYGGYEMDPEVFYEVQMKLAEGCMSSAWVLGVVAVHNWQLALFDPQAQEDVWGEDPTTLISSSYMPRAEVTPVEGGYRISGRWGFSSGIDHCEWAFLGGLVPDPETGQPDFLTFLVPRADFQVLPIWNTIGLGGTGSQDVTVSDAFVPAYRTHRSKDGFALTSPGAKANPARLYKLPFGQVFVRAVSSSSIGALQGALDVFLETGARRRSNNSFASAAGDPDVQVLIAETQSAIDEMKTILFRNFGVLNDHARAGESADLETRLRFRFQSAQISSRCCALISRLFFLSGAEAIYRGNPIARAFCDIHAGRTHVANNPNTVGRNVGGVMLGGPNTDSFI
- a CDS encoding SDR family oxidoreductase; the protein is MINYGMDGKVALVTGAGGGIGRAAALAFAHSGAAVLVCDVQDAAGEETVAQIAAQGGKAVFQHCDVSDPAQVKAMVAAAVAKFGRLDYAFNNAGINSVGANEYDDATWARSIDINLTGVMLCMREEAEVMLQSGGGAIVNTASINGLVGNGAQPAYTASKHGVVGLTRHGALRWANQGIRVNAVCPGVIDTAMTAQAAANPEIRAKIEQMTPMGRMGRPEEIAAAVLWLCSDAAGFVTGQPIAVDGGTTVY
- a CDS encoding VOC family protein; this encodes MEIAALAYSVISATDLAAWERFGEDVAGFSAHPVPGGLALRMDERAGRLFIRHDRQDRYFASGWEIRTEAQFAAGLAELKRKGVACHPATAEERALRHAVDMVWFLDPSGNRHELVLGYTSHFDRFVSPAGVPGFVTGDMGYGHVVLPAPNFAETRAFMIDVLGFGMADFMIHRPQGVEGPEQRIEFMHCGNARHHSLALFEGEVPAGCVHLMVEVPTMDEVGHAMDRARAAGTRMMATLGKHTNDHMTSFYMATPGGFALEYGFGGRMIDWDRHTVFESTSVSLWGHDFSIGFGADEHQQHPMASAA
- a CDS encoding TetR/AcrR family transcriptional regulator — translated: MEATIALEDPESRAAQAPSQSGPQSARVRHLLAVARAEFVAGGFDAVSIDAIARASGVSKETIYRYFPDKEALFRAAAEELGTEFTARVNAQPVDARAADDGLAFFSRAILDAAVDGGFLSAAWITISIARLMPDFAESMHDVQSNRLEPIRALLQAIAEAHGESAHVPLDFAVLFGSLSSESPALLMGFPSPPPAQRDVAARRVAKLFGHGILAMDDMGAQRFPVPAAPPAGDAPPAHIAKLLDVAATHFLENGYQGASLDLIGAEAAVGRGTLYRHFGNKAGLFGAAMRAMARRLTDAVPPPLPAGEVAEEALARFLQASLQVLGGADSILLHRTVIAEMRRDPELARDVYAILRNPWLAPLTAWLDSLETAGKVRVHDRPWYARQALVLAFKGTRVVAAGKALGPSEMAGAARRAAAIFLRGFTAAL
- a CDS encoding Rieske 2Fe-2S domain-containing protein — its product is MATTAEYGLGELAFPRGWFMIAIADEVTQEPQPVRFFGKEMALYRGKSGRVVLLDAYCPHMKVNIARNTTSYVVKDGTRIEGDSIRCPAHGWRFTPEGQCDDIPYSTRGIPKAACIKSHKVVERAGCIWMWHDMEGGAPDFDLPTFAEYDQTEQGWVRWQVDHLGTLPIHPQEIVDNMTDFGHFTPVHGSMGHAYFENEFAGHIMRQRFGSGHRTLVDGDALLETDTWYTGPGILLSRMEGKHPSLMMICNTPVEDGEVRVWFAVMAKTAENHEPTREEAAIARAYHEAGLAAFAQDFELWKYKEPAINILQIPDDGPFHKERIWYKQFYNPRERAAEFHKRVNGTHITAKAGDTPPVRAVA
- a CDS encoding alkene reductase produces the protein MDDLIFTPTRFGALTLANRIVMSPMTRSRAGAGDAPTTMNAAYYRQRASAGLLVTEGVFPCPEGKGYWRTPGIHSQQQIDGWAQVAEAVHAEGGLISMQLMHCGRAVATANRGYEADVVAPSALPCPDPIPGPDGVPVPAAMPRALAADELPLVAEQHAQAARNARAAGIDAVELHCSSGYLINSFLNPASNKREDAFGGSPENRARFPIMVVKAMAEAVGADRVGVRISPGNPYNGMDPTDPGPVFAALLDGIDDLGLAYLHVLDTYRPGFDTIAFVRRHWSGPVAINNMLTLDKARALLAGGQVEGVSFGRAFIGNPDLVARFRAGAPLAEARQEHFYTGEEVGYTDYPPFTAA
- a CDS encoding Lrp/AsnC family transcriptional regulator, whose product is MTQTFNFDATDRAIVELLRQNGRTTNQQIAENLGLTATTVSSRIKRMEDANQLRVVAVSDFAAHGFNFLMEVAIEVDGRPASEVGEELARFPEVFAVHLVTGRYDLDMLVALKDFDDLSHLLLDKFSKIRGIRSMTPAIVVDIIKYQFDIAPIEE